In Leishmania mexicana MHOM/GT/2001/U1103 complete genome, chromosome 34, one DNA window encodes the following:
- a CDS encoding putative NIMA-related kinase, which yields MPSKEVEHGSASTELLNQYAKYFPHVLFTSHEAFEEHNATLDPEAYQNCVDLPEGEESPESRNPREHMYVLTTLVGRNPATAAFVATRGSDPSEKVVAKFVMLNDERQAAYARSELHCLAACKHFGIVKHFDDFKSDDKLLLVMEYGSGGDLNKQIKQRLKENLPFQEYEVGLLFYQIVLALDEVHSRCMMHRDLKSANIFLMPTGIIKLGDFGFSKQYSDSVSLDVASSFCGTPYYLAPELWERKRYSKKADMWSLGVILYELLTLHRPFKGPSQREIMQQVLYGKYDPFPCPVSSSMQALLDPLLSKNPTERPTTQQLLRTEFLKYVANLFQDIVRHSETISTTDRTEILKQLQESGERAPLPSSIRYGVMTSQVTHGGYLYKYGSDYRWKKRYFYIGDGQLRISLSENPENDGVAPKSVNLETVGDVFPVPEVYSQKHPNQLVLWFNNGQKIIAYANTMEDRDMWIAKFHRACGM from the coding sequence ATGCCGTCGAAGGAAGTCGagcacggcagcgcatcGACGGAGCTCCTAAACCAGTACGCCAAGTACTTCCCGCATGTCCTCTTCACCAGCCATGAGGCCTTCGAGGAGCATAACGCGACCCTCGACCCCGAGGCGTACCAGAACTGTGTAGATCTGCCGGAAGGCGAAGAGTCGCCAGAGTCGAGAAACCCGCGCGAACACATGTATGTGCTGACGACGTTGGTGGGCCGCAAtccggccaccgccgcctttgTGGCCACGCGCGGCTCGGACCCGTCGGAAAAGGTTGTGGCCAAGTTTGTCATGCTGAATGATGAGAGGCAGGCCGCGTACGCCCGAAGTGAGCTGCACTGCCTTGCCGCGTGCAAGCACTTTGGCATCGTAAAGCACTTTGACGACTTCAAGTCCGACGACAAGCTGTTGCTTGTTATGGAGTacggaagcggcggcgacctcAACAAGCAGATCAAACAGCGCCTGAAGGAGAACCTACCGTTTCAAGAGTACGAGGTCGGGCTTCTCTTCTATCAGATTGTGCTGGCCTTGGACGAGGTTCACAGCCGCTGCATGATGCACCGTGATTTGAAAAGTGCCAACATCTTTCTCATGCCCACCGGCATCATCAAACTCGGCGACTTCGGCTTCTCCAAGCAGTACAGCGACTCCGTCTCGCTCGATGTGGCGTCGTCGTTCTGCGGCACCCCGTACTATCTTGCCCCGGAGCTGTGGGAGCGCAAGCGGTACAGCAAAAAGGCCGATATGTGGTCCCTCGGTGTCATTCTGTATGAACTGCTCACCCTGCACCGCCCCTTCAAGGGGCCGTCGCAGCGCGAGATTATGCAGCAGGTGCTCTACGGCAAGTACGACCCGTTTCCGTGCCCTGTTTCGAGCAGCAtgcaggcgctgctcgaCCCGCTGCTGTCAAAGAACCCGACCGAACGGCCGACCACGCAGCAACTGCTGCGCACGGAATTCCTCAAGTACGTGGCAAACCTGTTCCAGGATATTGTGCGTCACTCTGAAACTATCTCGACTACCGATAGAACAGAGATtctgaagcagctgcaggagagcggcgagcgAGCCCCGTTGCCGTCGTCGATCCGCTATGGCGTGATGACCTCACAGGTGACCCACGGCGGGTATCTGTACAAGTACGGCTCTGACTACCGCTGGAAGAAGCGTTACTTCTACATTGGTGACGGCCAGCTGCGTATCTCTCTGAGCGAGAACCCCGAGAATGACGGCGTGGCCCCCAAGTCCGTTAACCTGGAGACGGTAGGTGACGTCTTCCCTGTGCCTGAGGTGTACTCGCAGAAGCACCCGAATCAGCTGGTGCTGTGGTTCAACAACGGCCAGAAGATCATCGCGTACGCCAACACGATGGAGGACAGAGACATGTGGATCGCAAAGTTCCACCGCGCATGCGGTATGTAA